Within the Rosa rugosa chromosome 2, drRosRugo1.1, whole genome shotgun sequence genome, the region AATGATACAACATCACTATCATCTGATATGTCACCCCAATCACTTATATTTTTTCAGGCTGAATTGAAGAAAAAAGAGGTTGAGGGAGAGATAGGCACTTGTGGTGCAGATGATGTGTTGACATTAGCATTAGGCAATCTTGAACATTCTGGAAAAATAAGAGGAGTAGGAGCAAatgtgtcacaccccgaattttttgaaataaggatTCAAATCCGGAACATGACTAATaacaatacaaataacgttctgaatttttctctcagaaacaaCCACTAGTTACACCTcttgatattacataaaccaaatcctcaagctacttattacagcacactctcaccaaatcaaatagtaaaactcaaatgagtataattctcctcacaaaacaaatgctgtaaatctaatactaatactctaaaccgcacgatcactgctctgattctcctgacctgtgagattacccgctacacaatttgaatagtgtaccgggaattgcaacaacacaaaacccggtaagcttttgacagcccgtatgagtaaacaagaaagaactgttgatttattcaattatatttattataactcaagtaaacaatcaacacagtcacacggtaactccaaaaatcacataaacataaaagcaaatatattctcgatactctcttttaaaactcaacatttgactgatcacaaccaacaactattgcaacattaatatgtgaaataacattaaagcaaagcatgcttgattctcttttcactaacaccttcacatattaacaatatatcacagatagatatttgatcaaaataatataagtacacttttcattttagtgaattttcggattaactggtatcaattcataaatccacgtattagagtccataataccaaaacacgggaaagccaggttgactggtaacaattcataaatccacatgctagggtccactataccaaagcacgggtaagccgcagcatactcaAGGTCCACTATACCAaggtatgtatactcaaagtatgCACAAAGCAACCGTATGCACAAAGCAAggttcctaagagtataatagtgcactatctgtagggactagggcccaaggctaacttccacataacaccaaaacacatttaccagtaattcacttaagcacggggttgttgtaatcacccggcttcacaattgtacttttcagacataatcaaaatcacaaaatacaatctttatgatttatagatcgtatatatgtatatgtacacccacataaagagacatattatttcaagataaatctttatttcttaaaataatttccacatattcacaattgggcatataaaacagctttcacaccacatgatcaacatttcattattcaacaattaaatgcgagattaataacttgaataatatccaatccagtctcaatcatttcatcacaccaatcacacgtcaaccaatatatatattccacataaatatatatatacgtaatcatccgctcagggatgaccactaataccaactatagttcaagcataaaaaccgtgaaattcatttgtataataaaatcattttacttacctatggaccgtagttgatcaagtccatatgatttaaaacaaatatttattccataaatattttcacacaattgcgacaaaaataaagtaattaaatttattcagttcgtaatatgaaccacgtgaggtttactcacctctaatccagctgcgtcttcttaacagctcaaactaCAATtccacgaatcgtccgccaaatcaatccatcgatcacctaatccaataatgatcttaacttagccaacaactcataaacgtatttaaacgacgatccaacggtcggattcaaattaaatgatgatccaacggtcagatcctcacagatcgcctttaggatcatcctcctaaattatcatgaagatccaacggtctgatcttcctgaatcgcccttcctaatatctccataattttatatgaaaatccgacggtcagattctcacgaatcgccttccgaatcactatttcacaattatacgaagatccaacggtcggatcttcgcccgtgacctcacaaagtcatcgggacagtcatacgatcaacatatctaaatttgaagcaaaaccgatggtctgatcttcgcagatcgtaaaccgtggataaaacgtaaaaaccgtaaatagtaacgtaaaaacgtaaatccactatttatcaactttttctaacatgaccatgttatatatcaaaacgttcgtatggatgcgtagatcatcgcctagataataaaaactcaaaatatggtccgacgcgccgccacaagcggaggtcagacggcggtcaacgtggcggtcaacgacggtcaaccacctccgatggcaaagtgaccaactacaaactggttcaaaatgaagagttgatcgtctttcatacctggagctaagtctggtttggcctaaatcgtcctagatcaagctttgaagttggattaatccggagcgtctgatctgattccagattgaatcagagacgtcgaaatcttcaactcgtgatctttcactccacactcaaaatcgtcgtgCAAGGCTCATATGGGTATGATCAGGGGGAgaaggacaacccaaaaccgagAGGATCGGTTGAGGTGATGCCGGAAAAtaggttttccggccgggtcaccGATCGGTGGCTGGGGTGCTCCGATCtccgtctgggggcagcggctgGGCGAGGGAGCAGCACAGGGCGGCTGGGCGTGAAGAGACGAACACAGGGGAGCCCGGGTCCGGGGCCGGAGGCGCCGttttcggccgggtcgggtcgactaagacccgtcgggtctgagggtcgaaggaagagagagaacggagagagctgggggactgttcagcaaaaaatgagattttttcgtccttaatgaaaaattctgatttttctgctatttatagaaaaatctcaattttcaaatattcataacttattcatacgaactccgaatattgcgttccacatatgtacgagatcgtatcgacgagctctacaactttcatgaaggaagtttttcccaaatttcgtacgtataaaaagtcaatttccacgagcccctaaataacgttcgttttcgaaaataaaatcgttcgaactaattccacaacttttccaagcttcgtactcgctcctacgactgcgaaatcatttctaaaaatccacggaatttaatttggattttccggggtattacaaaatGTGCCTAAAGCTGCATACTTTCACCTCCCAAAACGCCGAAAACAAAGTGTTGAACAGAATGTTAGGTTCAGTGTTCAAAAGATAATGGAACAAGATAGAGAGAAGATTTTGGCTGAAGAACGAGCAATATGTGAGGAGAGGTTTAAGAGGTTAAAAGCAAAGCTTGACAGGAAGGTTGTGGAAAAAGATTTGCCCAAAATTTCCACCATTGACAAGCAAGTCGGTTATGGACAAGGAAGTTGTCCACATTTGCATGAGAAGGGTGCCAAGGCAAATGAAAATCTTGTTCATAGCATTGTTAGAAAATGTTTGGAGTTAGAACAACCTAAGGAGCTTCTAAAATATGTGAATCCCACTGATGGTGTGGACTTGAATTCTACTAAGAAGCAGGATGGTTCAAATTGTGCCATAGTTGATCTAGAAATCGAGAAGGCTGAATTTCAGGTAATTGTAAATGTGTACTACATTGAATTGTGTGTTATGCTGCCATGTTATATATTCAACTATCTTATAGTGTCTCACTTAGATGCCACTTTATCTACTACATATTCTTACCCTCTTAGCCCTCATATTGACCTTGTAATAATTTTTTAGGCACAGACAAGTGGGACAGAATGCCAATTGGCTTCGGGTTCAATTAATAATGTTGTAGCTATTGCAACGATTATAGAAGTCAATGCTTAGAGCAACAACTAGCTTCCATTTCCAATCAAAGATGAAATAATGACTGTTCATGATGCTATCGGGACTTATGTAGCCTGGCCTAAAGACTTGATAATTTTTTCACCACAGAAGCTAACAAATTCTACTTATACCTTGATTTAAATTCCCCTATATTGACCTCTTAGAAGAGAATGCTTATACAAATTCTGTCTTTTTTCATTACATAAGGAGATGGCAGCAAAGACTAAATCtataaagaagagaaaaagggcAGAAGAACATGATGATGAGGAAGATCTAGACATGGCATCATTGGCACTGCAGATTCCTGCATCCCTCAAATAGTATGCATATGGGCCGTAGAAACACTGACAAGTGGGAAGACAATTACCTGCACCTTTGATGAAAAGATTTTTGGACGTGCATTGAAAACTTTTGTTGCTAAAAATGATATTAATAACTTTGTTACCATGAAAGAAGTATCGGGGAGAATCATATGCATCTGTATGAGGTAATTTACTTGGTTCAGTTGGAATTTAAGTGCATACATGTCCTAAAAATTGGTGTTAATGTTATATATTATTTGATTTGTAGTTACCTTTATGGTCTGTTGAAAAAATCAAAGATGGTGGAGATGGTAGGATTTATGAACACTACAGATTTTGGTCTCATTAGGTGTGGCAATCCATTTGAGCGTTCTCGTGCAATAGCCAATGGGAAAAAACGCAAAACGTGGCCAGCTTTTTTTGTTGCCATATAACTTTGGGTATGTAATCTTGATATATTGTATATATGAATTTTTAAATTGATAAGTTGCTGGAATATGGCCATTTGTATATAAGCTCTAtgaattttgttgttttttgctTTTAAAGTTGTCATTGGATGCTCACCGCAATAAAGCATGACGGATACACTGTCTACTTCATGGATCCATTGAAGATGAGGCTCATTACAGAAGAATGGAAGAACATTGTGGACAAGTTAGTTTTTAGCAAGTCCCACTGTTTCATATCATGTTTTTGGTTGCATAAATTTTGTTCTTTAACataattttctgttaatattAAAGCGGCATCAAAATACATAATGCTCAAGTCACAAATCAAAGCCGAAAAGCAACTACTTGGAAAAAGTGTGTGGTACAATGTATgaaacattttttttataattttagttTTAAGTAGTTGACTAttctcaaattttatttttttcatagttggtatttaatatatatactgTTTTTAGGGTATTCCGGAGCAAAAGACTAAAAAAGATTGTGGATATTTCATAATGAGATACATGACGGATGTAGTGGAGGATAAGAACTTGGACTTTTTCAGCAACGTAACTAAAACTGCTTGAGGTTGCTTGAATTATGTTTATTGAAATTGTGGATTATGCTTATTAAAATTTTGGTTGCTTCTAGCTGAGATACTTACTTTACTCATTGCTGCATGTTAAGAATCTGTATTATATTGGTATTACTTATTTTGGTTGCAATAGCTAGTTGTATCATGCAGAATTTTTCAGAATTTGCATAGCTAGCTGTATTGCTGCATGTTAACAATGTGGACTCATTGCTGTAGTGTTGCAATAGCTAGTTGTATCACATGTTACTGCATTGTTTCATAGCATTACTGCATTGTCGCATAGCTAGCTGTATCACCTATTGTTGCATTGTTTCATAGCAATTTTGAAACCAATTTGTGGTGGATCAGTTTAGAGCTTTGGAATCTATTTGAGTTAGTAGTGATTTTGCTTGTTTTCTAGTGGATATATTGTCAATATTAGATACTAAGTGCAAAATCATTACTTAGTTTGGAGAAGTAGTTTGGTAACCTTGATTTTACAAGATACATTACTTGCTAAAATTGAGGCTACTTTTGGTTGGGATGGCTGGATTGTGATGTCTACATGAATTTGTAGTTTCGGTATGTTTTGGATATGGCAATGTATGAGAATGATGTGATATAGCAGCTATTAAATGATGTTGGAACTGATTTGTACCAAATTTTTCACATCTCCCTATTTTTAGAAATCAGTTGTGCCAATTTTACTCAAACAACACATATAAGACAAGTAACTGTAGTATTCATAGTTATCAGACAACACAATGGTTCACAAAAAAGAAACAcacacactactagaaaaaatGGATTTAAGGACACTAAAAGTGAGTCCTCTGTTACATTTAAGGACACTTCAAAAACGTGTCCTCTATCCGGGAGTCATTGTAAGTCACATACAAGGACACCCAAACAGAGTCCTTGTTTCCCTATAAGGACACGTAAACTGTGTCATAAAAGCAAAAAAATCAGTGTCCTTATATCTATAAGAGGACACTTGAATTGTGTCCTTATATCATCAAAAATAATGTCCTTGTAACTATAAGAGGACACTTGACTTGTGTCCTCATATCATCAAAAACAGTGTCCTTGTATGTATAAGAGGACACTTGAGTCGTGTCCTTACATCCGAAAATAAATGTCCTTAAATATGATAGAGGACTCATAAACTGTGTCCTTCAAACTAAGAAATTgtccaaaaaaaatatattgaaaATATCATCCATTCTCCAATTCAAGTCCATATCACAATACATATGACTCTGCCAACCAAAAACGATCTTCATACAAGCAATATTCAGTTCAATAAAATCTCAAATCTTCCAGCTATACTCAATTACAAATGAGAATAATTCAAGATATTGAGTATTTGGGATAGAATATATTAGCACTCTAATTATTTATGGTATATTTGATTTCCTGAATGTGAATGGTTCAGATAGAAAAACCATGTTGTGCCCCCTGGATTGACTGTAGCTATACTGTCCTCTCTTGCAGGTACTGCTTCATCGTACAGTGCTGTGCAGACATGCAAAACTAGGGCTGATCGCCAATACTTCATTCACTACCTGATACAATTGCCAAAAGGCCAAGTATTTCAATATTCAAATGAAGTCATTCTTTAAGACAGGTATATTATGCATCATGGTACCAAATTAATGCTGCATGCCTGATCTGCTACaataccaaagaaaagaaagacaaaaactggAAACAACTTACCTTGAAAAGCCTTTGATACACTATCAATAGCAGCCTACATATCTCCACTGCAACATAACTACAACCAATGAGAAACGTACGTTAATACACAATACATGACACATGATTATTGAAAACTCATGCCCTTCACTGACAACATACATGGTGGTTCATGTCCAAAGATAGCCCTTCCACATGTACATCGGTCTCAAGAAATTTCCACCAGAACCAAGTACAGTTATAGGGAAACAAGAATACATATAAAGTTTAACACAATCAAGTATAAAGTTATAGGGAAACCTGAAACAGTACCACTTTATACTCAAATCATACAGGCATATGTAATTCAGATACTGGAGGATCAGAAGTCAAGAAACACACTTTCATTGACTAGAAGCTATTGTACATCAGtaaaatgctaaaacaaaaTGGAATTACAGAAATTTTCATTATAAGATAAACTCTCAAGAGAGAATTAAGGCTTACTGTATCAACTTAGATGGCCTGCTTGTCGTTAGGACTCGTCCCTTGAACACGAAAAAGAGCTGTCTTGCTTTCATCATAAGTTTCATCTGCAATACCCTTTTCTGCCACAAACTTCTTGTATCGTTGACTCCTGTCTCCCTacaagaaaagcaaaaaaatttcagaagatGAGACACTATCAACATTAGATTAATCTGAAACAAAACCAACATTGgattaggaaaagaaaaataaaaaaatagagaggtGTAAACCTTAAAAACAATTAATGTctgtaaaattgaaaaaaattgagATGGCTCCTTGTTCTCCATAATTTGAGCCTGAAAACATAAGTCAGGGAAATCTAATTGGCATGAGTGATGCAGTTAAATGAAGAATTCAATCAACTATATGAACATGGAAACTGTGTATTAAACAAGCTATCTT harbors:
- the LOC133731261 gene encoding villin-3-like — encoded protein: MQEDRTNTISHMNAIVESSRGNPVVAQIMENKEPSQFFSILQTLIVFKGDRSQRYKKFVAEKGIADETYDESKTALFRVQGTSPNDKQAI